One region of Quercus lobata isolate SW786 chromosome 2, ValleyOak3.0 Primary Assembly, whole genome shotgun sequence genomic DNA includes:
- the LOC115960831 gene encoding uncharacterized protein LOC115960831 → MTVHSKNETLMYKVFPSSLGPVAMRWFYGLGVGFIDSFKELTRAFGSRFITCSKVFRPLDSLLSMSMREGETLKTYSDRYWEMFNDIDGDFDDVAIRTFKVGLPTEYDLRKSLTKKPVRSVRRLMDCIDEYKGVEEDQQQGKGKGKVIPQERRDFRSDKYNNNKP, encoded by the coding sequence ATGACTGTACACTCCAAGAATGAGACCTTGATGTATAAGGTATTTCCGTCCAGCTTGGGGCCTGTAGCGATGAGGTGGTTTTATGGTCTAGGTGTAGGTTTTATTGACTCCTTCAAGGAGCTCACTCGAGCGTTTGGGTCTCGTTTTATTACGTGTAGTAAGGTTTTTCGACCTTTAGATTCTCTTTTGTCCATGTCCATGCGAGAAGGTGAGACCTTGAAAACGTACTCGGAcaggtactgggagatgttcaatgatATTGATGGGGACTTTGATGACGTGGCTATAAGGACATTCAAGGTCGGATTGCCTACTGAGTATGatttgagaaaatccttgacCAAAAAGCCGGTAAGGAGTGTTCGTCGGCTTATGGATTGCATTGACGAGTACAAGGGGGTCGAGGAAGACCAACAGCAAGGCAAGGGGAAGggtaaggttatccctcaggagaggagggattttagGTCAGACAAATACAACAATAACAAACCCTGA
- the LOC115960841 gene encoding uncharacterized protein LOC115960841, with protein MVVARLLAEDSNSKPKRARVEIQPSLSFSNEDKIGTIRPHDDALVVILRIEGYDVKRVMVDQGSSVKIMYPDLYRGLNLKLENLTAYDLPLVSFNGKVVNSRGQIRLPMQAGFEVVEVDFIVVDAYFPYTAIVTRPWLHALGTVSSTLLLKVKYPSGDRIEELVGSQSMACIEG; from the coding sequence ATGGTTGTAGCTCGGCTACTAGCCGAGGACTCTAATTCTAAGCCAAAGAGGGCTAGAGTGGAGATTCAACCGTCGCTAAGTTTTTCGAACGAAGACAAGATTGGAACCATCCGGCCACACGATGATGCTTTAGTGGTCATCCTAAGAATAGaagggtatgatgtgaagagggtgatgGTAGATCAGGGCAGCAGTGTAAAGATTATGTACCCTGACTTGTACAGAGGGCTGAACTTAAAGCTTGAAAATCTGACAGCTTATGATTTGCCTTTGGTGAGTTTTAATGGGAAGGTTGTCAACTCAAGGGGTCAGATTAGGTTGCCTATGCAGGCGGGTTTCGAGGTGGTCGAagtggacttcattgtggtgGACGCATACTTTCCCTACACGGCCATTGTGACTAGACCCTGGCTTCATGCCCTAGGGACCGTTTCTTCAACTCTGCTTTTGAAAGTGAAGTATCCATCAGGGGACCGGATTGAGGAGCTTGTGGGGAGTCAATCCATGGCTTGTATAGAGGGCTGA